A single region of the Anticarsia gemmatalis isolate Benzon Research Colony breed Stoneville strain chromosome 19, ilAntGemm2 primary, whole genome shotgun sequence genome encodes:
- the LOC142981299 gene encoding uncharacterized protein C14orf119 isoform X1: protein MALLLSSTVCLSVMPESEHRPLARRMSAPGLTSEAQLRYMLQWFEEFSELQREDFLPVLAAARGDKPDQLAASLASISCHDKPVSLFQCRIKLFNEWFPTWAEDEQERLIKGVSEADSEFGTKLQDFMINGPQVNGDQFGIVEPKPASEQNGTNEPHSPTEEEQKPEEVEPFTNGENSEPAAQEDAEETPVVSENIPVEIAAVS, encoded by the exons ATGGCTTTGTTGCTCAGTTCTACCGTTTGTTTATCTGTGATGCCAGAAA GTGAGCATCGGCCACTAGCCCGCAGGATGTCAGCCCCCGGATTGACCTCTGAAGCACAGTTGCGGTACATGCTGCAGTGGTTTGAAGAGTTCAGTGAACTGCAGAGAGAAGACTTCCTGCCTGTGCTGGCTGCAGCCCGAGGAGATAAGCCTGACCAGCTGGCCGCTTCGCTGGCAAGCATCTCCTGTCATGACAAACCAGTTAGCTTATTCCAGTGCAGG ATAAAACTATTCAATGAGTGGTTTCCTACCTGGGCTGAGGATGAACAGGAAAGGCTAATCAAAGGAGTCTCAGAAGCAGACTCCGAATTTGGCACTAAGCTCCAGGACTTTATGATCAACGGGCCTCAGGTGAATGGTGACCAGTTTGGTATTGTGGAACCCAAGCCTGCTAGCGAACAGAACGGCACCAACGAACCCCATTCTCCCACTGAAGAAGAACAAAAGCCTGAAGAAGTCGAACCTTTTACTAATGGAGAAAACAGTGAACCTGCAGCCCAAGAAGATGCTGAAGAAACCCCTGTTGTTTCAGAAAACATTCCCGTTGAAATTGCAGCTGTGTCTTAA
- the LOC142981299 gene encoding uncharacterized protein LOC142981299 isoform X2 has translation MSAPGLTSEAQLRYMLQWFEEFSELQREDFLPVLAAARGDKPDQLAASLASISCHDKPVSLFQCRIKLFNEWFPTWAEDEQERLIKGVSEADSEFGTKLQDFMINGPQVNGDQFGIVEPKPASEQNGTNEPHSPTEEEQKPEEVEPFTNGENSEPAAQEDAEETPVVSENIPVEIAAVS, from the exons ATGTCAGCCCCCGGATTGACCTCTGAAGCACAGTTGCGGTACATGCTGCAGTGGTTTGAAGAGTTCAGTGAACTGCAGAGAGAAGACTTCCTGCCTGTGCTGGCTGCAGCCCGAGGAGATAAGCCTGACCAGCTGGCCGCTTCGCTGGCAAGCATCTCCTGTCATGACAAACCAGTTAGCTTATTCCAGTGCAGG ATAAAACTATTCAATGAGTGGTTTCCTACCTGGGCTGAGGATGAACAGGAAAGGCTAATCAAAGGAGTCTCAGAAGCAGACTCCGAATTTGGCACTAAGCTCCAGGACTTTATGATCAACGGGCCTCAGGTGAATGGTGACCAGTTTGGTATTGTGGAACCCAAGCCTGCTAGCGAACAGAACGGCACCAACGAACCCCATTCTCCCACTGAAGAAGAACAAAAGCCTGAAGAAGTCGAACCTTTTACTAATGGAGAAAACAGTGAACCTGCAGCCCAAGAAGATGCTGAAGAAACCCCTGTTGTTTCAGAAAACATTCCCGTTGAAATTGCAGCTGTGTCTTAA